In the genome of Sciurus carolinensis chromosome 3, mSciCar1.2, whole genome shotgun sequence, one region contains:
- the Spag5 gene encoding sperm-associated antigen 5: MWRVKKLNISLSPSPQSGKPAMRTPLRELILQPGALTSSGKGTPMCSSLTPSLCKLGLQEGSNNSSPLDFVKTNKTAPSKWLETCQHASDEQPLDLSLQSISTPKTSEERVDPMNDYVIKAMVLEPSPVGQQQEITLEDLSDTMAETNSSFLNEPLKPRDQIRKEAASCTEHNFSEVVAMLEKPTLQDSPSHLWEYPPNPCSEQQPHYSKESLRNNRTEAVSEDFVSSKSNAFLPSSTFWLSPSTALAADCPNNHVYVGEEAVEHKPIKEREMSFSIFPEEVELGDQALDLNIEDVPSTCLTPNLVEMEFQAAPGLAVGDAGGILSSDSETWMSPLAWLEKGVNTSVMLENLRQSLSLPSVLQDAAIGTTPFSTCSVGTWFTPPAQEKHINESQTGLLGTKDSTLETKHLLLGCYPPDLTALSRRDLEDNLLSSLVILEVLSRQLQDWKSHMTVPHPEAQDSSTQTDASLGEVTKKPQHLQENQVIRQALQQARNVMQSWVLVSKELISLFHLSLLHIEEDKTTLSQESQHAETLVSCCFDVLKKLRAKLQSLKTEREEARHREEMALRGKDAAETVLEAFCVHASQRISQLEQNLTSMREFRGHLQVAQAQLAGLHIEQKELVQQTENLTSILQQDWTSMQLDCVTWTALLSRSRQLTKKLTAKSWQALQERDAAIEEKQQVSRELEQVSNHLEDYKGQVEQLKLENCRLATDLQAQLQILANMDSQLKELQNQHAHCAQDLATKDELLCQLTQNNEEQAARWQKEEMALKHMQAELQQQQAVLAKEVQDLKETLEFADQENQVAHLELGQVECQLKTTLEVLRERSLQCENLKDMVENLKADLASIVAKNQEQDVEKTRHYSHELGVLAEQLQILTFFLQTKLKEKADPETLLLNTACAPIQEHPPPNDSAFLGSILTAVANEEPDSAPAPLLGSEKSAFTRVASTVSLQPTETPGIEKRLAEISTKLLHLQSLCSLLQESKEEAIGTLQRKLYALQDRLQAQEEQHQEAQKAKEADIEKLNQALCLRYKNEKELQEVIQKQNEKILEQINKSGELISLREEVTQLTCSLRHAETETKVLQETLAGQLDPNCQPMATNWIQEKVWLSQEVDKLRVMFLEMKNEKAKLMVKFQNHRNILEENLRRSETELKKLDDIVQHIYETLLSIPEVVNSCKELQGLLQFLS; encoded by the exons GAAGGCAGCAACAATTCATCTCCGTTGGATTTTGTTAAAACCAACAAGACAGCCCCCTCAAAGTGGCTAGAAACTTGTCAGCATGCATCAGATGAACAACCCCTAGATCTGAGTCTCCAATCCATCTCTACTCCCAAAACATCTGAGGAAAGAGTAGACCCAATGAATGACTATGTGATTAAAGCCATGGTCCTTGAACCCTCTCCAGTGGGGCAGCAGCAAGAGATTACACTTGAGGATCTTTCAGATACCATGGCAGAGACAAACAGCAGCTTTCTAAATGAGCCTTTGAAGCCAAGAGATCAGATAAGAAAGGAGGCAGCATCCTGCACAGAACACAACTTTTCTGAAGTTGTTGCTATGCTTGAAAAACCTACATTGCAGGATTCTCCATCCCATCTCTGGGAATATCCACCAAATCCCTGTTCTGAGCAACAGCCACACTACTCCAAGGAAAGCCTGAGGAACAATAGGACTGAAGCTGTTTCTGAGGACTTTGTATCTTCTAAAAGTAATGCCTTCTTACCTTCCTCCACGTTCTGGCTTTCCCCTTCAACTGCATTGGCAGCAGATTGCCCCAACAATCATGTGTATGTAGGGGAGGAAGCTGTAGAGCATAAACCtatcaaggaaagagaaatgagctTTTCCATATTCCCTGAGGAGGTTGAACTGGGAGATCAAGCACTCGACTTAAATATAGAAGATGTTCCATCCACGTGCCTAACTCCAAATCTGGTAGAAATGGAGTTCCAGGCAGCTCCAGGCCTAGCAgtaggagatgctggtgggattCTTAGTTCTGATTCAGAGACTTGGATGTCCCCATTGGCGTGGCTGGAAAAAGGCGTAAATACCTCAGTCATGTTAGAAAATCTCCGACAAAGCTTATCACTTCCCTCTGTGCTTCAGGATGCTGCCATTGGCACTACGCCTTTCTCCACTTGCTCTGTGGGGACCTGGTTTACTCCTCCAGCACAAGAAAAGCATATAAATGAATCCCAGACAGGTTTGCTGGGCACCAAGGATAGTACTTTGGAGACAAAGCACCTTCTGCTGGG CTGTTATCCTCCAGATCTGACTGCCTTGTCTCGACGTGACCTGGAAGATAACCTACTGAGCTCTCTTGTCATTCTGGAGGTTCTTTCTAGACAGCTGCAGGACTGGAAGAGCCATATGACTGTTCCTCACCCAGAAGCTCAGGACAGTAGCACACAGACTGATGCCTCTCTTGGTGAG GTAACTAAGAAACCTCAACATCTTCAGGAGAACCAAGTCATTAGACAGGCCCTACAGCAGGCAAGGAATGTCATG CAATCATGGGTACTAGTGTCCAAAGAGCTGATATCTTTGTTTCACCTGTCCTTGTTGCACATAGAAGAAGATAAAACAACTCTGAGTCAAGAG TCTCAGCATGCAGAAACCTTGGTTTCCTGCTGTTTTGATGTATTGAAGAAATTGAGGGCAAAGCTCCAGAGCCTCAAAACAGAAAGGGAGGAGGCAAGACACAGAGAGGAAATGGCCCTCAGAGGCAAGGATGCG GCAGAAACAGTGCTGGAGGCTTTCTGTGTACATGCCAGCCAGCGCATCAGCCAACTGGAACAGAATTTGACATCCATGCGGGAATTCAGAGGCCATCTGCAGGTGGCCCAGGCCCAATTG GCAGGACTTCACATAGAACAAAAAGAGTTGGTTCAGCAGACAGAGAATCTGACTTCCATCTTGCAACAGGACTGGACATCCATGCAACTGGAT TGTGTGACGTGGACAGCTTTGCTGAGTCGGTCTCGACAACTCACAAAGAAACTCACAGCTAAGAGCTGGCAGGCTCTGCAGGAACGTGATGCTGCAATTGAAGAAAAGCAGCAG gTTTCCAGGGAGCTGGAACAAGTCTCTAACCATTTAGAGGACTATAAAGGCCAAGTAGAACAACTGAAGTTGGAAAATTGTCGCCTAGCAACAG ATCTCCAGGCTCAGCTGCAGATCCTGGCCAACATGGACAGCCAGCTAAAAGAGCTGCAGAACCAGCATGCCCATTGTGCCCAGGACTTGGCCACAAAGGATGAGTTGCTCTGTCAACTTACCCAGAACAATGAGGAGCAGGCTGCTCG ATGGCAAAAAGAGGAGATGGCACTAAAACACATGCAGGCAGAACTGCAACAACAGCAGGCTGTGCTGGCCAAGGAGGTGCAGGACCTGAAGGAGACCCTGGAG TTTGCAGACCAAGAGAATCAGGTTGCTCACCTCGAGCTGGGTCAGGTTGAGTGTCAGTTGAAAACCACTCTGGAAGTGCTTCGGGAACGCAGCCTGCAGTGTGAGAATCTCAAGGACATGGTGGAGAACCTAAA GGCTGACCTGGCCAGCATTGTAGCAAAGAATCAGGAACAAGATGTGGAGAAGACACGCCATTATTCCCATGAGCTAGGGGTGCTGGCTGAGCAACTACAGATCCTGACCTTCTTCCTGCAGACAAAGCTAAAGGAGAAG GCTGACCCAGAGACCCTTCTGCTGAACACAGCCTGTGCTCCTATTCAAGAACACCCTCCACCTAATGACAGTGCCTTCTTGGGAAGCATCTTGACAGCAGTGGCAAATGAAG agCCAGATTCAGCTCCTGCGCCCTTGCTTGGAAGTGAAAAGAGTGCTTTCACCCGAGTAGCATCAACGGTTTCCCTTCAACCTACAG agaccCCAGGCATAGAGAAGAGACTGGCAGAAATAAGTACTAAACTTCTTCACCTTCAGAGCCTGTGTTCCCTGTTGCAAGAGTCTAAAGAAGAAGCCATTGGGACTCTGCAGCGAAAACT TTATGCTTTGCAGGATAGGCTGCAGGCCCAGGAAGAACAGCATCAGGAAGCCCAGAAGGCAAAGGAAGCGGACATAGAGAAGCTGaaccaggccttgtgcttgcgctACAAG AATGAAAAGGAGCTCCAGGAAGTTATACAGAAGCAGAATGAGAAGATCCtagaacagataaataagagtGGCGAGCTCATA AGCCTCAGAGAAGAAGTGACCCAGCTTACTTGCTCACTTCGGCATGCAGAGACAGAAACCAAAGTGCTACAGGAGACCCTGGCGGGCCAGCTGGACCCAAACTGTCAGCCCATGGCCACTAACTGGATCCAGGAGAAAGTGTGGCTCTCTCAGGAG GTGGACAAGCTGAGGGTTATGTTCCTggagatgaaaaatgaaaaagcaaaactcATGGTCAAGTTCCAGAACCAT CGAAACATCCTAGAGGAGAACCTTCGACGCTCTGAAACAGAGTTAAAGAAACTAGATGACATTGTTCAGCATATTTATGAg ACTCTGCTGTCTATTCCAGAGGTAGTGAATAGTTGCAAGGAGCTACAAGGATTGCTACAATTTTTGAGCTAA
- the Aldoc gene encoding fructose-bisphosphate aldolase C yields MPHSYPALSAEQKKELSDITLRIVAPGKGILAADESVGSMAKRLSQIGVENTEENRRLYRQVLFSADDRVKKCIGGVIFFHETLYQKDDNGVPFIRTIQDKGIVVGIKVDKGVVPLAGTDGETTTQGLDGLSERCAQYKKDGADFAKWRCVLKISERTPSALAILENANVLARYASICQQNGIVPIVEPEILPDGDHDLKRCQYVTEKVLAAVYKALSDHHVYLEGTLLKPNMVTPGHACPIKYTPEEIAMATVTALRRTVPPAVPGVTFLSGGQSEEEASLNLNAINRCPLPRPCALTFSYGRALQASALNAWRGQRDNAGAATEEFIKRAEVNGLAAQGQYEGSGEDGGAAAQSLYIANHAY; encoded by the exons ATGCCCCACTCGTACCCAGCCCTTTCTGCTGAGCAGAAGAAGGAATTGTCTGACATTACCCTCCGCATTGTGGCCCCAGGCAAAGGCATCCTGGCTGCAGATGAGtctgtag GTAGCATGGCCAAGAGGCTGAGCCAAATTGGGGTGGAAAACACGGAGGAGAACCGCCGGCTCTACCGCCAGGTCCTATTCAGTGCTGATGACCGTGTGAAGAAGTGCATTGGAGGTGTCATCTTCTTCCATGAGACACTCTACCAGAAAGATGATAATGGTGTCCCCTTCATCCGAACCATCCAAGATAAGGGCATTGTTGTGGGAATCAAG GTTGACAAGGGTGTAGTGCCTCTGGCCGGTACAGATGGAGAAACTACCACCCAAG GACTGGATGGTCTGTCAGAACGCTGTGCCCAATACAAGAAGGATGGTGCCGACTTTGCCAAATGGCGCTGTGTGCTGAAAATCAGTGAGCGCACGCCCTCAGCACTTGCCATTCTGGAGAATGCCAATGTGCTGGCCCGCTATGCCAGCATCTGCCAGcag AATGGCATTGTGCCTATTGTGGAGCCTGAGATCCTGCCTGATGGAGACCATGACCTCAAACGTTGCCAGTATGTTACAGAAAAG GTCCTGGCTGCTGTGTACAAGGCTTTGAGTGATCATCACGTGTACCTGGAGGGGACGCTGCTCAAGCCCAACATGGTGACCCCTGGCCATGCCTGTCCCATCAAGTATACCCCAGAGGAGATTGCCATGGCAACTGTTACTGCCTTGCGTCGCACTGTGCCCCCTGCTGTCCCAG GAGTGACTTTCCTGTCTGGGGGTCAAAGTGAAGAGGAGGCATCACTCAACCTCAATGCCATCAACCGCTGCCCACTTCCTCGACCTTGCGCCCTCACCTTCTCCTATGGGCGTGCCCTGCAGGCCTCTGCACTGAATGCCTGGCGAGGGCAAAGGGACAATGCTGGGGCTGCCACTGAGGAGTTCATCAAGCGAGCTGAG GTGAATGGGCTTGCAGCCCAGGGCCAGTATGAAGGCAGTGGAGAAGATGGTGGAGCGGCAGCACAGTCCCTCTACATTGCCAATCATGCCTACTGA